AAAATTGCTACTCAAGATGTAACTTCTTCAGCAGGTTATGTTTGGCCAGCAGCAGAAATGAAAAAAGCGGGCGTTGATATTGAGAAAAGTGATATTACAACTGTACAAGTAAAAGGACATGATCAAGCAATCCTTTCTGTTTTAAATGGAGATGTAGATGCAGCATTTGTTTTTGAAGATGCTCGAAATAACGTTGTTAAAGATGTTCCGACTATTTTTGATGAAGTAGAGCCAATGTATACAACAGCTCCAATTCCTAATGATACTGTGACTGTTCGCGCAGATATGAGCGACGATTGGAATACAAAAATTCAAGATGCTTTTATCAATATTGGAAAATCAGAAGAGGGTAAGGCGATTATTTCAGCTATTTACACTCATGAAGGTTATGTGAAATCTAAAGATAGTAATTTTGATATTGTTAGAGAATATGCTAAAGAAGTTGGTCAATAAAATCTAATGAATGCATTTTTATAATAAAACTGGTTCGCTCTATAGGAGTGAGCCAGTTTTATTTTTTAGTAAGTTAGCTATTTTGCACCAGCTATTCTTTGTGAAAAAAACAACATGGAAAATAGTTTCCTAAATTTGCTTATTGGTTAGTAGAGAAGGATTGATTGATTTTTAGTTCTTACTAAAAGTTTGTGTAAAAAAAAGCCAAAGAGCAAAAATTATCTTGACTAATTGGCTAAGTAATAATAGAATATAATCAACACTTAACCAATAAATGGTTATATTATTTAATTATTTGGTTAAGTTTACGTTTTGTTTTTTTACAACTATTTGAAAGGGTTTACATTTAATCGTAAAAAATGGTTAGGAGGTAAGTAGTAAAAGCTCTAAAAGGTATGAAGTCTTATCAAATTATAAGAAAAAGGGGAAAATAGAATGAAAAAAATGTGGAAAGTTTTACTGATGTCGTTTACCTTATTTTTTTTGGTAGCTTGTGGAGCAGATTCGAGCTCGAATAAAGAAAAAACAATTGGTTATGCAATCAACAATTTGAATGATACATTTCAAACGTATATTTTAGAAGCGGCAAAAGAGACAGCAAAAGAAAATAAAATTGATATAAAAGTAGAAAATGCCAAAGAAGATTTAATTTCCCAACAAGATCAAGTGAACACATTAATTCAAAATGGGGTTTCAGCCTTAATTGTTGTTCCCGTAGATACTAGTGCAATGGGTCCGATTACGAAAGCCGCTCAAAATGCAGGCATTCCATTAGTTTATGTGAATCGCAATCCTTATGCTGGAAAAGAAAAAGAAATGCCAAAAGATGTGTACTATGTTGGATCAGATGAAATCACAGCTGGGATTATGCAGATGGATTATATTGGCGAACAATTAAATGGCGAAGGCGGTATTACTGTTTTAATGGGGATTCTTGGAAATGAGGGTGCTGTCCAACGAACAAAAGGGGTTAGTGATACGGCAGCTGGAAAATTCCCGAAAAATAAAATTTTAGCAAAAGAAACAGGCGAATGGCAAAGAGATAAAGCTCTAAGTATTGCTGAAAATTGGATTTCAACTTATGGCGATGATGTCAAAGCAATCATTGCGAATAATGATGAGATGGCATTAGGCGCTGTTCAAGCCGCCAAAAAAAATGGACGCAATGATATTTTAATTACGGGTATTGACGCTATTCCCGATGCTTTAGATGCAGTAGAGTCTGGTGATTTAGCTACAACAATCTTTCAAGATGCAAAAGGTCAAGGAGGTGGGGCTGTAGATACTATTTTAGCGGTATTTGATAATAAACCACCTAAAGAAGCAATTAAATACGTTCCATTTAAACTCGTAACACCTGAAAATGTAGCAGAATTTAAATGAGTCCAGATGACTAAATCTTGAGAAATTAGGTTGGTCATTAGTGGCAGATGGCTAGCCTATTGTTTCAAAATTTATAAGGAGTGAGAAAATGGAAGCGGATAATTATTTATTACGAGTTGAGGATATCGAAAAGGAATTTCCAGGAGTTAAAGCATTAAATGGTGTGCAACTAAAAATTGCTCCTGGTGAAGTTCACGCTTTACTAGGCGAAAATGGAGCTGGAAAATCGACTTTAATGAAATGCTTAATTGGCATGCATACCCCTTCAAAAGGTAAAATCTGGTTTGATGGACGCTATATTGAGAATTATACGATTACAGAAGCGTTGGAAATGGGTATCTCTATGATCCATCAAGAATTAAGCCCTGTTAGAGAGAAAAGTATTATGGAAAACATTTGGTTAGGAAGAGAACCTAAGAATAAATTTGGGTTAATTGATCATAAAAAAATGTATCAAATGACCCTAGATGTTTTAGATCGAATTCAAACTAAATTAGATCCAAAAATGCTAATCAAGAACTTAACTGTAGCGAAAATGCAAATGATTGAGTTAGCTAAGGCAATTTCATACAATGCTAAGTTAATTATTATGGATGAACCTACTTCCTCTTTAACGGAGAAAGAAACGTTACAGTTATATAAAATTATTCGGCAATTAAAAGCAGAAAATTGTAGTATTATTTATATTTCGCATAAACTAGACGAGATTCAAACCATATGTGATACCTTAACTGTTTTACGGGATGGACAATATGTGACAGATCGTTTGGTAAAGGATACAAGTACACAAGAAATGATTAACTTAATGGTTGGTAGAGATATTAATCAACTATTTCCTAAGCAAAAAACAGAGATTGGTAAAGTGAAATTTGAGATTCGTGATTTTTCGGATGGCAAACATTTTAATCATATTTCATTTGATGTTCGTGAAGGTGAAATACTAGGATTTGCTGGATTGGTTGGTGCTGGACGGTCTGAAGTGATGGAATCTTTATTTGGAGTTCGTTCGAGAATTTCAGGTGAAATCTATATGGATGGCAAGAAAGTCAGCATAAACAATGCAGGGGATGCTGTTAAAAACAAGTTAGCTTTTTTGACGGAGGATCGTAGAAAAACAGGGATTTTTCCAATGCTTTCAGTTGGATATAATATTGTTTCAAGTAGCATTGATTCGTTTAAAAATAAAATAGGTTTATTGGATAATAAACGTTTGGCGGATGAAGCTGAAAACTATATAGAAACTTTAAAAGTGAAAACGCCTTCTGCTAATGCAGCTATTATGAATTTAAGTGGTGGAAACCAACAAAAGGTACTAATTGCTAAGTGGTTACTAACAAAACCAGAAGTATTGATTTTAGATGAACCTACTCGTGGAATTGATGTTGGGGCAAAAGCTGAAATTCATCGAAATATTTCAACGATGGCTTATACCGGAAAATGCATTATTATGGTTTCGTCAGAGTTACCAGAAATTTTAGGGATGAGTGATCGAGTTGTGGTGATGCACGAGGGTAAAATCACAGGAATTTTAGAAAATAAAGACTTAACTCAAGAAGAAATTTTGGAATATGCTAGCGGAGAAAAAGATGATTTTCCAATCAAGTAGAAAAAGAAAAATTAAAGGGGCGAGAAGTGGATGGCACAACAACAGAATCATGAAATGAAAGAGCCTAATGTAGTTGATAGAAAAGGCAATCGGAAAGCCTTTATACAGAAATATCTTATTATTTTTGTTTTAATTGGAATGGTTATTATTTTGACGGGAGTCAATCCTAATTTTATTTCGTTTAACAATATTCTAAATTTACTAACACAAACGTCTATTTATGGTATTTTAGCTCTAGGATTATTTATTGTCTTAGTATCTAAGGGGATTGATTTATCTGTTGGTTCAACGTTGGCATTTGCTGGAATTGTTGCAGGTACCATTAGTCAAACCAAAGACGCGGTTGATAAAGTTTTCCCTCAATTGGGACAAGCGCCATTTATTGTGACTATTCTAATTGCAATTCTTATTGGTGCGCTGATTGGATTGATTAATGGCTCTTTGATTGCTTATACAGGAATTCCTCCATTTATTGCTACATTAGGGACTCAAATAGCAGTTAGGGGAGCGGCTTTGATGGTTTCAAAAGGGAAGCCAATTAGTAATATTAATCCAGCAATTGATTTTTTAGGAGATCGAATTTTTGGCTTCTTACCAGTTCCAGTCTTAATTTATGGCGTAATTATTTTCTTAATGTGGGTACTAATGAATTATACTTCTTTTGGGAAAAGTATTTATGCAATTGGTGGTAATGTTGAAGCAGCAGAGATTTCAGGAATAAATGTCAAAAGAAATCTTGTCTTAGTTTATGTAATATCAGGAGTATTAGCAGGGATTTCTTCTTTAATTTATATAGGTAGGACTGGTGGATCCATTCAACCAGCAGCTGGAACGATGTATGAAACGACAGCTATTGCAGCAGCAACAATTGGCGGAACAAGTCATAGTGGTGGAATTGGAACCGTTTGGGGAGTTGTAGTTGGAGCGCTTATTTTAGGAACATTAACAAATGGGTTTACGTTATTAGGAGTAGACGCATATGTACAACAAATTATTCAAGGTGGAATTATTATCGGAGCAGTTGTACTCGATATGCGCAAAAATAGACGGGTATAAAGTTGAATTGCATAAAAAAAGAACGAGGCCAGGATGCTTATCCGAACCTCGTTCTATCTTTGATTTATTCATTTTAGTTATAGTTCGCCGGTTAGGAATTGAGCTCGTCCAAATCCGAAACTCCAATCAGCTTGTTCATTAATCGTGATTGAAATCATAATATCTTCGGGTGCAATACCACAGCGATTAGTTAGTGCCTGTACTACTTTTTGATAAAAGTCCACTTTTTGTTTCTCTTTCCTTTGGCGGCTTGTGATTGAAAGAACGACTACGTTTTGGCTACGTTTAAAGCCTAACCCTGTATCTTCAATAATCATTTCATTTGCAGGATGTTGGTGTAGAATTTGGAAACGGTCATTTATTGGAATTTCAAAAGTTTCAACTAAAACTTCATGGATGGTATCCAATAGTAGTTTAATTTCACTATCAGTTCGTCCTTCAATTAAATCAATCTGGATTAATGGCATAAAAATCTCTCCTTTTAGGTTAATGGGTAGTATATTGGAATGTGATGCTGCTTACAAAAATGCTGATACTCATGGGGAAGCATGTTGGTTGTAATTAAGCCATCAATATTTGAAAGCTCTAAATAGGTTAAAAGCGTTGATTTATCGAATTTAGTTAGGTCAGCTAGTAGATAAAGTTGATTGGTTTTGGCCGAAATCCATTTCTTTATTTCGTATTCTAAGGGATCAGAATTTGTTAAGCCGTGGGCAATTGAGACGCCCGTTGCCGCCATAAAAGCTTTATTAATGTTGTAACGAGATAAAAATGTTTCTTCAGATAATTCAACAAAAGAACGAGTCCGCCGTTTAAAAGTGGTTCCAACTACAACCAAATTGATATTTGTCATGGTAGCGGCACTATTGATAATATCGAGATTATTTGTTAAGACTGTAAAGT
This Carnobacterium maltaromaticum DSM 20342 DNA region includes the following protein-coding sequences:
- a CDS encoding substrate-binding domain-containing protein; amino-acid sequence: MKKMWKVLLMSFTLFFLVACGADSSSNKEKTIGYAINNLNDTFQTYILEAAKETAKENKIDIKVENAKEDLISQQDQVNTLIQNGVSALIVVPVDTSAMGPITKAAQNAGIPLVYVNRNPYAGKEKEMPKDVYYVGSDEITAGIMQMDYIGEQLNGEGGITVLMGILGNEGAVQRTKGVSDTAAGKFPKNKILAKETGEWQRDKALSIAENWISTYGDDVKAIIANNDEMALGAVQAAKKNGRNDILITGIDAIPDALDAVESGDLATTIFQDAKGQGGGAVDTILAVFDNKPPKEAIKYVPFKLVTPENVAEFK
- a CDS encoding sugar ABC transporter ATP-binding protein, with the translated sequence MEADNYLLRVEDIEKEFPGVKALNGVQLKIAPGEVHALLGENGAGKSTLMKCLIGMHTPSKGKIWFDGRYIENYTITEALEMGISMIHQELSPVREKSIMENIWLGREPKNKFGLIDHKKMYQMTLDVLDRIQTKLDPKMLIKNLTVAKMQMIELAKAISYNAKLIIMDEPTSSLTEKETLQLYKIIRQLKAENCSIIYISHKLDEIQTICDTLTVLRDGQYVTDRLVKDTSTQEMINLMVGRDINQLFPKQKTEIGKVKFEIRDFSDGKHFNHISFDVREGEILGFAGLVGAGRSEVMESLFGVRSRISGEIYMDGKKVSINNAGDAVKNKLAFLTEDRRKTGIFPMLSVGYNIVSSSIDSFKNKIGLLDNKRLADEAENYIETLKVKTPSANAAIMNLSGGNQQKVLIAKWLLTKPEVLILDEPTRGIDVGAKAEIHRNISTMAYTGKCIIMVSSELPEILGMSDRVVVMHEGKITGILENKDLTQEEILEYASGEKDDFPIK
- a CDS encoding ABC transporter permease, giving the protein MAQQQNHEMKEPNVVDRKGNRKAFIQKYLIIFVLIGMVIILTGVNPNFISFNNILNLLTQTSIYGILALGLFIVLVSKGIDLSVGSTLAFAGIVAGTISQTKDAVDKVFPQLGQAPFIVTILIAILIGALIGLINGSLIAYTGIPPFIATLGTQIAVRGAALMVSKGKPISNINPAIDFLGDRIFGFLPVPVLIYGVIIFLMWVLMNYTSFGKSIYAIGGNVEAAEISGINVKRNLVLVYVISGVLAGISSLIYIGRTGGSIQPAAGTMYETTAIAAATIGGTSHSGGIGTVWGVVVGALILGTLTNGFTLLGVDAYVQQIIQGGIIIGAVVLDMRKNRRV
- a CDS encoding tautomerase family protein, whose amino-acid sequence is MPLIQIDLIEGRTDSEIKLLLDTIHEVLVETFEIPINDRFQILHQHPANEMIIEDTGLGFKRSQNVVVLSITSRQRKEKQKVDFYQKVVQALTNRCGIAPEDIMISITINEQADWSFGFGRAQFLTGEL
- a CDS encoding DeoR/GlpR family DNA-binding transcription regulator, yielding MKMKRIQKIEEYIQEHKHVSLNELCTYFNVSKNTIRRDIQYLETEGLLEKVYGGVIAANSQLIPFESRTIENKLQKELIAAKAASLIEENDLIFIDSGTTTSHLLDSVSPAIHFTVLTNNLDIINSAATMTNINLVVVGTTFKRRTRSFVELSEETFLSRYNINKAFMAATGVSIAHGLTNSDPLEYEIKKWISAKTNQLYLLADLTKFDKSTLLTYLELSNIDGLITTNMLPHEYQHFCKQHHIPIYYPLT